TTTGAAGAGAATCGTTGATAAATGGTCTTACCATTCCATCTTTAGCTGCTTGAATGATCAAATCAGGTAAACGGTTACCTCTTGCATTATAAGGCTCGTTTATTTTTTCTCTTAGATCAATTCTAAGCCACATTGTTCTTTTGAACATAATATCTGCACTACGTATAGGTCTTACTGAGTAAGGATTCACTTCGTGTGCATCAATTTCTTGAGCAGAAGCATTAAACGCTCCAATCAAGAAAGTAAAAAGTATAAGACATTTTCTAAGCTCGCGCATAATAGAACTCGTTTTAATTCGCAATAGGCACCGGATAAACCGATGGTACGCTAACAGGTAGTTTTTGTCCTTTAGAGTTTACACGGTAAACTTTCTTAACTTCAACCACCAAGCGAGTATTTCCTTTCTTTGCATCCATCGACCATTTTTTAAGAGAAGCAGCAGCCATACCATTTTTAGTATTAAGCTTTAGCTTTTGTCTTCCTATTGGACGATTACCTTTTACAAAGATCACCTCAGCTTCAGCAACCTGATAACGTGCCTCTTTTGGTAATGTATTTTTAAACTCTTCGTCAGATTTAGCTTCTACGATCAACATTTTCATGTCATTCACCGCCAAACCTTTCATCAAATCAATAGCTTTTCCTCTTGAATCTTTCACTACAACTGTAGGCTTAGGTACTGCTTTAGTTGTGAAACTTTGCTTACCAATATAGTCGCTACCGTTATATACAGAAAGATCAACTTTTTTAGCCTTAGCACCTGGGTAGATAGTTACTAGACTACCTTGACCTTTGATTGCTTCAGCATTTGTAGTTTTGAAAGTAGGATTGTACGCTTGTCCTAGAGCAGGTACTTTTACATTCAATGTATTTGCACAACCTCTATACAATGTATTTACTGTTGTAGATTGAATTTCAATACTTGGTTTAACTACATAATACTCAGTATTAACATCAATCGTTTTAGGTCCAAATGGAGTAGAATATGTGATTGAACCAGACCATGATTTTTTAGCTTGACCGTTCTTATCATAGTCTTTATCTGAAGCTCTTGCTACAAACTCTACAGAACCTTTACCATCCTCAACTTTGATATTCGATTTACCAAACTTCATGTCTGGATCTTTCGAAGAAGAAGATGCAGCAATAAACATTTTTGCTTTATACTTAGTACCAGCAGCAACATATCTAGACTCAGGCATAACCATTGCCTCAACTCTATCAAAGTCAGTTTTAGCATCTGCCTTCTTAGCTAAATAAGCTAGAGCTTGACTCTCATACTTATAAACATCTGCTTTCAATTGCTCAATAAGAGCAAAACAAGCTACGTTAGGAGTATGATCAAATTGTAAATGAGCGAAATCCTTTTTACGGTTTTCGATATTTTTAGGATGGTCATTGTCATTGAATGCTTCAATATCACCACCATCTTTTGCAATTTTATCGTCAAACTGCTTAAGAACAGCTTCTACTTCCTCTGGCTTAATTTCAGGATCTGCCTCAAGGTTCTTTTTAATTACCCCTTTTACAAATGATGCATACTCATTTAATTTAGTTTGCATCGTGTAAGCTTCACCTTTACCATTTACTTCATTACCAATGGTATAAACCATTTGATCATCATACTTATCTAAATAAGTAATCTCTTGAGTTACAGGATCGTAACCTGCAATCTCTTTCAACTTCTCAACAACAACAGCATCGATATAGTCTTGAACTAATCCATCTGTTTTTTGCTGAATTGATTTAGCATCAGCATATACCTCTTTGATTTTCTTCTCAGTAGATTTAGCAGCTGCAGCTTCAATCATAGATACTGTCTCGGCGTTCTTGTAGATTGCTTGATCGTTACTTGCTTGTAAACTATCACGCATGAACATGAACTTTTCCAATACAGTAGAACTAACGTTAATTGCAAGCATGGCCATAAGTACAAGGTACATTAGGCCGATCATCTTCTGTCTTGGGGTTTCTTTAGCACCTCCTGCCATGTCTTAAAATTTAAGGTTGAACAATTATAAATTTCAGAAAAGGATGATTATCCTTTCATGGCTGACAGCATTTTGCCATAAACGCTATTCAATGACGTCAAGTTTGTAGTCAACTTCGTCATTTCTGACTTGAATTTCTCTGATTCCTTGCTTGCTTCTGACATACCTTCCATAGCAGTAGTTAAGTTGCCATAGAACTTGTTCATTTGCTTCAAGTGATTGTTCGTATCTTTTAACTCAATATCATAAAGTGCATTCAACGCACTAAGATTCTTATTGATATTTTGGATTTGTACGTGATACTCTTTTGCATCTTTTGCAGTGCTAGCCATTTCATTCATAGCACCCAAAGTTGTCGAGTATGCCTTGTTCAAATCACCCATAGACTTAGTTGCAGTCTGAAGAGTTTTAGTATATTCTGATGATGCTGTTGCAGCAGCACTAACGTCTTGAATTTGTTTAACACTAGTGTTCAACTTTTTGATGTTGTCACCTAGAGTTTCAAATGCAGCATCAGGAAGAGCTGGCATATTTGATTGCGTTGGAGCTACAGCTTTTACTGCTTCACCTTCTCCTGCCAACAACTGAGGATATACATTTTCCCAATTGTAATGCTTTTCTGGAGCAGGGATTGGAGCAACAGCTCCTAAGAAGAATAGAATTGCTTCAACACTAAGACCGATTGGAAGAATAACTC
Above is a window of Sediminitomix flava DNA encoding:
- the porM gene encoding type IX secretion system motor protein PorM/GldM, translated to MAGGAKETPRQKMIGLMYLVLMAMLAINVSSTVLEKFMFMRDSLQASNDQAIYKNAETVSMIEAAAAKSTEKKIKEVYADAKSIQQKTDGLVQDYIDAVVVEKLKEIAGYDPVTQEITYLDKYDDQMVYTIGNEVNGKGEAYTMQTKLNEYASFVKGVIKKNLEADPEIKPEEVEAVLKQFDDKIAKDGGDIEAFNDNDHPKNIENRKKDFAHLQFDHTPNVACFALIEQLKADVYKYESQALAYLAKKADAKTDFDRVEAMVMPESRYVAAGTKYKAKMFIAASSSSKDPDMKFGKSNIKVEDGKGSVEFVARASDKDYDKNGQAKKSWSGSITYSTPFGPKTIDVNTEYYVVKPSIEIQSTTVNTLYRGCANTLNVKVPALGQAYNPTFKTTNAEAIKGQGSLVTIYPGAKAKKVDLSVYNGSDYIGKQSFTTKAVPKPTVVVKDSRGKAIDLMKGLAVNDMKMLIVEAKSDEEFKNTLPKEARYQVAEAEVIFVKGNRPIGRQKLKLNTKNGMAAASLKKWSMDAKKGNTRLVVEVKKVYRVNSKGQKLPVSVPSVYPVPIAN
- the porL gene encoding type IX secretion system motor protein PorL/GldL encodes the protein MGRHQETGREKFFRVVAPILTNVGAGVVIIGAMFKIMHYPGAGVILPIGLSVEAILFFLGAVAPIPAPEKHYNWENVYPQLLAGEGEAVKAVAPTQSNMPALPDAAFETLGDNIKKLNTSVKQIQDVSAAATASSEYTKTLQTATKSMGDLNKAYSTTLGAMNEMASTAKDAKEYHVQIQNINKNLSALNALYDIELKDTNNHLKQMNKFYGNLTTAMEGMSEASKESEKFKSEMTKLTTNLTSLNSVYGKMLSAMKG